From Arcticibacter tournemirensis, one genomic window encodes:
- the yajC gene encoding preprotein translocase subunit YajC: MNPGMQQMIMFGLIIVVFYFFMIRPQMKKAKDQKKYIDELKRGDKVITTAGIHGKIVDITDTTFLIEVESGTKIRFDKSAISLEASKALNATKA; the protein is encoded by the coding sequence ATGAATCCAGGAATGCAGCAAATGATAATGTTTGGACTAATCATAGTAGTATTTTACTTCTTTATGATCCGTCCTCAGATGAAGAAAGCAAAAGACCAGAAAAAGTATATTGACGAATTGAAACGTGGCGATAAGGTCATTACCACTGCAGGTATTCACGGCAAGATTGTAGATATTACGGATACAACTTTCTTAATTGAAGTAGAAAGCGGAACGAAGATACGTTTTGATAAATCAGCTATTTCGCTTGAAGCATCAAAAGCGCTGAATGCTACGAAAGCTTAG
- a CDS encoding DUF1573 domain-containing protein — translation MKIVFIAILAGIAVSITSCKNKGTTNGSAPQTETAGSSADASRLPVINFEEDTYDFGKIKEGEKVSYDFKFTNTGKSPLIISNASTSCGCTVPDYPHQPIAPGESGVIKVVFNSSGKNGQQHKAVTLTTNASPSTTEIFLVGEVQSATK, via the coding sequence ATGAAAATTGTTTTTATCGCAATACTAGCGGGGATAGCAGTTAGTATTACATCGTGTAAAAATAAAGGTACCACTAATGGGAGTGCTCCTCAGACCGAAACCGCGGGGAGTTCTGCCGACGCATCGAGATTGCCTGTTATTAATTTCGAAGAGGATACCTACGACTTTGGTAAGATTAAAGAAGGCGAAAAGGTTTCTTATGACTTTAAATTCACCAATACCGGTAAAAGCCCGCTGATTATCTCCAATGCGTCCACAAGTTGCGGTTGTACCGTACCCGACTATCCCCATCAGCCCATTGCTCCGGGAGAGAGTGGCGTTATAAAGGTTGTATTTAACAGTTCTGGTAAAAACGGGCAGCAACATAAAGCTGTAACGCTTACAACAAATGCCTCACCTTCTACCACAGAGATCTTTCTCGTTGGTGAAGTTCAGAGCGCTACTAAATAG
- the nusB gene encoding transcription antitermination factor NusB yields MLNRRHLRVKVLQALYAYHLSENKVVKVLEKRLLESVDEVYEMYIWLLALLAEVSDYAMIDADERANKYLPTENDLNANVKLHSNKFINLLKEHNDYQSLLKKYKVSWSFDPEVVKTIFNILKESEQYQAYLNNSDSSLRSEKEIIKYIYKKIIKVTPSVEQVFEEKFINWPVDKEVLEAMLAKTFSNFQSENAAENKLAQISPAWHEDREFILDLLGRTISFDEEYQQYISDKTRNWDAERIAIIDVLLMKMAITELVHFPSIPVKVTMNEYIEIAKEFSTPKSNLFINGILDKILDDLKQAGKIRKTGRGLIE; encoded by the coding sequence ATGTTAAACAGAAGGCATCTGAGGGTAAAAGTGTTGCAGGCATTGTATGCCTACCATTTATCAGAAAACAAAGTAGTAAAGGTATTGGAGAAAAGGCTTCTCGAAAGCGTTGATGAAGTTTATGAAATGTATATCTGGCTCCTTGCTTTACTGGCTGAAGTGTCGGATTACGCAATGATTGACGCCGATGAACGGGCCAACAAATACCTGCCTACCGAAAATGACCTGAATGCAAATGTCAAATTGCATTCAAATAAGTTCATTAACCTTTTAAAAGAGCATAACGACTATCAAAGTCTTCTAAAGAAATATAAAGTGTCGTGGAGCTTTGACCCCGAAGTTGTTAAAACGATATTTAATATCTTAAAGGAATCCGAACAATATCAAGCTTATCTTAATAACTCCGATTCTTCTCTGCGTTCGGAGAAAGAAATAATTAAATATATCTATAAAAAGATCATTAAGGTTACTCCTTCGGTTGAACAGGTGTTTGAAGAAAAATTCATTAACTGGCCTGTAGATAAGGAAGTGCTGGAAGCGATGCTCGCCAAAACATTCAGCAATTTTCAGAGTGAGAACGCAGCCGAGAATAAACTTGCCCAGATAAGTCCTGCATGGCACGAAGACCGCGAATTTATCCTTGATCTTTTGGGGCGTACCATCTCTTTTGATGAAGAATACCAGCAGTATATTTCGGATAAAACCAGGAACTGGGATGCCGAACGTATAGCTATTATTGATGTGTTGCTTATGAAAATGGCAATTACAGAATTAGTACATTTCCCGTCGATACCTGTAAAGGTTACTATGAATGAGTATATTGAAATAGCAAAAGAATTCAGTACTCCTAAAAGTAATTTGTTTATTAATGGTATTTTAGACAAAATTTTAGATGACCTTAAACAGGCCGGTAAAATTCGTAAAACTGGAAGAGGTTTAATTGAATAA
- a CDS encoding Glu/Leu/Phe/Val family dehydrogenase yields MSLKSFEENSVFNQLSKCSHRNVVFCSDEDTGLQAIIAIHDITLGPALGGTRMWAYKTEADALQDVLRLSRTMTYKAAISGLNLGGGSAVIIGDNRTDKSEALMRRFGQFIRNLNGSFITAEDLGTNPRDMEYIRMETKYVTGVPESMGGSGDPSPIAAKGVLMGIKACIKEQYGNDSLAGRSVAVQGIGQVGENLVYLLREENAKVYVSDINEDRLVQVARKYGAEAVSNNNILDLEFDVYSPCALGGTINSETIPRMKCSIIAGSANNQLADEELHGKMLLDSGILYAPDYLINAGGMINCYSELSGYSRKRTMQLAENIYSATRKVLKKSKEENIPANKAADIIAEKRIADIRKIKASH; encoded by the coding sequence TTTAAAGTCTTTTGAAGAAAATTCCGTATTCAATCAGTTAAGTAAGTGTTCTCATCGAAACGTGGTTTTTTGCAGTGATGAAGATACCGGACTGCAAGCCATTATTGCTATTCACGATATCACATTAGGGCCGGCTTTAGGCGGCACAAGGATGTGGGCATATAAAACCGAGGCGGATGCGCTTCAGGATGTTTTGCGTTTGTCGAGAACAATGACCTATAAAGCCGCCATTAGCGGGCTTAATCTGGGAGGCGGGAGCGCTGTTATCATCGGAGATAACAGGACAGACAAGTCTGAAGCTTTGATGCGCCGGTTTGGCCAGTTTATCAGGAACCTTAATGGTTCATTCATCACGGCCGAAGATCTGGGTACTAATCCGCGCGATATGGAGTATATCCGCATGGAAACAAAGTATGTTACCGGGGTACCCGAATCAATGGGAGGTAGTGGCGATCCTTCACCTATTGCAGCCAAAGGCGTACTCATGGGCATCAAGGCCTGCATTAAAGAGCAATATGGCAACGATAGTCTTGCAGGTCGTTCGGTGGCAGTACAGGGCATCGGACAGGTAGGCGAGAACCTCGTATATCTCTTAAGAGAAGAAAATGCGAAGGTTTACGTCAGTGATATTAACGAAGACCGCCTGGTACAGGTAGCGAGGAAATATGGGGCAGAGGCCGTTTCGAATAATAATATACTCGACCTTGAGTTTGATGTTTATTCACCATGTGCTCTTGGTGGAACCATAAATTCAGAAACTATCCCCCGGATGAAGTGCTCTATTATCGCCGGGTCGGCTAATAATCAGCTTGCTGATGAAGAGCTTCACGGGAAGATGCTTCTGGATAGTGGCATTCTTTACGCACCTGATTATCTTATCAATGCGGGAGGGATGATCAATTGCTATTCGGAATTATCAGGTTACAGCCGCAAGAGAACCATGCAGCTAGCTGAAAATATCTATTCGGCTACCAGAAAAGTACTGAAGAAATCCAAAGAAGAAAATATACCTGCAAATAAAGCGGCAGATATTATTGCCGAAAAGCGCATCGCTGATATACGTAAGATTAAAGCATCACATTAA